The window tttttgaaatttgaattcaattttagaattttttgcatgatttataaatatgattttacgataaaattttaatttcgtTATTTGtgttgtatgtttgtgtgagTGTGTCTGATTGTTCTATccgtgtgtgtttatttgttcaCAACGACGATGGGACCCATCAAAGTACGAAAACCACAGGccatattttttgatttatccGGTACGGCAACCAAATCTTATTTCATGGATAGTATACTATTTCCatatattaaattaaattgtaCAACATATCTACATAATAATTGGGATAATCCAGTATTACAACGTGATATTGAATTGTTGCGTAAACAATCCCGTGAAGATGGTGGACCAATTGTGGCAGATGCTGATTCTGATAAACGTGAGATTCAAAAAACTATTCTTCAGTATGTAACGAAATGTTTGGATGAATTACGTGATAATTCTGctatcaatatttttcgaTTACATATGTGGTTTGATGGTTATCATAGAGATAAGATTGAAACACCCGTTTATTCAGATGTTGCTATTCAGATTAAACATTGGCGTATTACACAGAATATTAAGTTATTTGTGTTAAGTAATGGCTGGATTGAGGCAACTAAACGATTTATGGCTAAAACAAATCATGGTGATCTTAACCTATTGATCGATGGTCATTTTGATAATACTATTGGTCCTTTGGATGATCCAGAAACatttaaaattgtttgtAGGAAAATCAATATAGCACCCGAACATGTTTTATTTCTAACAAAATCGGTATCCGAATGTAATGCTGCTAAAGAGGCCGGTTTAAATGCTATACTTGTCATGACACATCGTCGTGATTTAGCCCGTTTGAATACATTAACTGATGAGCAAAGACAGCAATTAATCTATATTcgatcattcaatgaaataacATTCATTGGTGATAACGACAATACTATGCCAAAGTCAAAAGCTGTCTCTTCGGCTGGTAGCTCTCATGGATCATCTTGCAATAcaacatcatccacatcGCCCACAATGTCTAATGCATTCGCTCCAGGAAGCCAAAAACATTCAACCAGTTCACAAAGCAATCAACATTCTACAAGTGTTGAAACTGTATCGAGTAAACATTCTACATCATCACAGTgctcatcctcatcatcttCAGCATCAAACAATAAAAGTTTAGcgaaatcatcatatcattcaTCCGAACAATCAGCCTCTACTGAATATCGACTAGGGAACAGTAAAACATCTAACATTTCAAGCCAAGGTAGCCagcaaatatcatcatcttcatccgGACTTTCTAACAATTCTTCAGCCTTTTCCGCCTCTTCATcagcatcagcatcatctacacaaaaatcgaaacaatcatcaacacaagGTTCGAGAAAACATTAGTCATCGGCAactaaattatcattgattacGAAAgcaataatttgtttttcccCTGCTTGATTccgatgaaaatattgattaaaattttttctcattaatgataattatttttttattcttgtttcattctttttccagtcctttgaacaattttcaattacacATCTATTGTTTGACATCATGTAACAATAGAAACCCTATGAATAAGTCAACACACctatttttaattgaaattcgttagacaacatgaaaaaatatcaccACCCAAACGGAAATCTAATCGAATAttcaattgtcatcatcacgCAATCGATCAATAGGTTTGTAAATTGTTatctttatcatttcattgaaaatataaagGGTGGATAATTTTAAATGCCATAACCCGGTGATACGATATACACGGTTCGTCTATAGAGAACAATGgtaatttgtattttttaataataaaacaaacacaccaTACATAACGGTAGAAAATATTCCATAGCTTCAATggaaataacaataataacgtcaatgttgatgatgatgatggaataatCCTTCGGgttttgtgtttatgtgtgtatgtgtatgtgtgtgtgtgcagaATCGCTTATCGTACAACCAGCATCATCAATCCGTGTGTGGTATCCTTGGCCAATTAAGGATACATAGCCAATAACAACCAAGTTGTAgctgatgaataaaaaaaagtctaaaaataaaaaaaaaaattttcattttcaaattacaaAGAAATAAATAGGAAAATCGAATAGACTTTATATGCCTAGGCTAACCAAGAAGAAAGAATGCAAAAGTTCATTTTATTAATGGTTGGATGATCAAAACCaacttgtcatcatcatcattctaccGATAAAATTATACTGGCATAAAAGTCAATGTAATATAAgccgaaaaaattgaattttgttgatatCATTTCTAATCTAACCAGAGAGGGAAATCTTGGTCGACGTAAGCTACATTTGACATCTGTGGATGATTGCAAGAAATAAAGACAAAAAAGTAACCTTTTGTTTCATCCTTAAGCTAGTAATAATAACTATCATTATTCCTATTCAAGCAAGTCGATTATATTCATTACAACAAGTGGGTGCTTAGTGTACAACCAGTcaataaacaataacaacaaaaaaataacggtAAGTAAATTCAGGTGgccatcattgattgttcatGTGATGCATCATATGCATGCATATGCGGATGGCTCCATTGAGATTCAAATTTCTTCACGATAAGTATAAATTTGAGAATTCTGATTATCATCCTCATGGCCAttaaaaatggataaaaaacaagaaatagCTCGATTAATTCGAAACAATCgccatcaatgatgatatcgaaTTACGAGAAAACCACTTTGATTATGGTGTTTTTGTTCTCatatgattttattatttataaagcaaaatttttttttcttcgaaataaatattgataattcaTGAATGTCACTGATCAATGTATTGGTGAAAATggtgattttgaaaatttttttctcttcaattCCTTGTAAATTAACggcaaacaaaatcaaatgaaatcaacaaaCCGATGACATTCaaaaagcaaacaaacaccaacatcaaacaacagcaatgatcaatcgatcgtaTATCTGAAATTGTAGACAAAAAAGTGTAATGGATATGCCAATGCACGAaaaaagcaagaaaaaaaatggaaatcatAACCACGAAGATGATGGTGTGGTTATCTACGCGAATTGTCCAAATGTCAAATTTAGTTCTAATTTCTTTGTCGTGTAGAACAGactttaaatatttttttttttaaaatttgtcCTCATATATTTTCTCAAAAGGATTTTCGCTTAAAAAATGGCTCAAGACCGTGtcattcttcattcatatagGATTCAGAATCAAACGATTCGTGAATTTCTTTCCGAAATGGTTGGCACATTTATTCTTGTGGTAAGAGCAGCAATAGAACTGTTAAAATACgacaaccaaacaaaatttttaatttttaatttagtTGGTCTGTGATTGTTCAATTGCCGTGCAAATCTTGAGCAAACCACACAAGATTGATTTGGTGAGTATTTAGCAATAAAATACTTTCGAATAAAACTGATGAGACAAGGGAACAATTTTCCTTAGCTTGCCATCGGTTTTGCCACTGGCATGGCATTGATGCTTTGCTACTATGGTTGTGCTCGATTATCCGGTGCTCATGTGAATCCCGTCGTTACGCTCAGTTTGGTAGCATTGGGACATCTTCctttttggaaaatttttcattattttcttgGCCAATATATTGGTGGATTTTTGGCAACGGCAGTCGGTATGATCACATTTTAATTTACAATCACAATatctgatttgattatttattcacCCAGCCtatatgaatcattattCGGCTATAACCGTGTTTGATGGTGGTGTACGTTCAGCATTCTTTAATGCTACTTCGACTGCTGGTATTCTCACTTCACATCCTGGCCATCATCTTACACTTTCCGGTGCAGTTATCGATCAGATTCTGTGCTGTGGTTTGTTAATGTTGGGCATCTTAtgtattgttgatcatcgaAATCTCAATACACCCAAACCATTAATCTCAATTGCATTGTTTATTCTTCTTGCCGGTTTGATCACCGCTTTTGGTTTAAATTGTGGTCCGGCATTGAATCCGGCACGTGATATACCAGCCCGGCTATTTGCTTGGATGATTGGTTATGGTTCTGAGGTTTGGTCTCCGCATAGTCATTTATATTGGTTGGTGGGTGGCT of the Dermatophagoides farinae isolate YC_2012a chromosome 1, ASM2471394v1, whole genome shotgun sequence genome contains:
- the LOC124491835 gene encoding enolase-phosphatase E1 isoform X2; translation: MGPIKVRKPQAIFFDLSVLQRDIELLRKQSREDGGPIVADADSDKREIQKTILQYVTKCLDELRDNSAINIFRLHMWFDGYHRDKIETPVYSDVAIQIKHWRITQNIKLFVLSNGWIEATKRFMAKTNHGDLNLLIDGHFDNTIGPLDDPETFKIVCRKINIAPEHVLFLTKSVSECNAAKEAGLNAILVMTHRRDLARLNTLTDEQRQQLIYIRSFNEITFIGDNDNTMPKSKAVSSAGSSHGSSCNTTSSTSPTMSNAFAPGSQKHSTSSQSNQHSTSVETVSSKHSTSSQCSSSSSSASNNKSLAKSSYHSSEQSASTEYRLGNSKTSNISSQGSQQISSSSSGLSNNSSAFSASSSASASSTQKSKQSSTQGSRKH
- the LOC124491835 gene encoding enolase-phosphatase E1 isoform X1 encodes the protein MGPIKVRKPQAIFFDLSGTATKSYFMDSILFPYIKLNCTTYLHNNWDNPVLQRDIELLRKQSREDGGPIVADADSDKREIQKTILQYVTKCLDELRDNSAINIFRLHMWFDGYHRDKIETPVYSDVAIQIKHWRITQNIKLFVLSNGWIEATKRFMAKTNHGDLNLLIDGHFDNTIGPLDDPETFKIVCRKINIAPEHVLFLTKSVSECNAAKEAGLNAILVMTHRRDLARLNTLTDEQRQQLIYIRSFNEITFIGDNDNTMPKSKAVSSAGSSHGSSCNTTSSTSPTMSNAFAPGSQKHSTSSQSNQHSTSVETVSSKHSTSSQCSSSSSSASNNKSLAKSSYHSSEQSASTEYRLGNSKTSNISSQGSQQISSSSSGLSNNSSAFSASSSASASSTQKSKQSSTQVL